The Rheinheimera mangrovi genome contains the following window.
TCAACCTTTTGCGCTGCAGCAATTACAAAGCCCTGAAGCGCCTGAACAAAGTAAAGGTCCGGCTTTGTGGTTGATGTTACTTTTTGGCGCCTTTTTTGGTTTTAGCTGCGCTTTTATTCTGTTGATGTTATGGCGGCTTTAATGCGGCTTTCGACTTATTTTCAGCAGGTACAACCGCTGGATAAACTGATCCTGTTGCTTTGCAGCTGTTACTTGCTGGTGGACGCCTTTAATGGTTTTTTATTAAATCAGTTTGGTCACAGCTTTGGTTTGTCTGCTTTGTATAAAGTGCTGATGCTGATGTTAATGCTGATGTCATTGAGCCTGCGTACCGCTAAAGCCTTTTTACTCTTTCCTGCACTTTTTGTGTTGTTATTGCCCGGTGCTTTTTATAGCTGGTTGCAACTTGGTGGCTCTTTAGCCGCAGATCTGGGCCTGATCCTGAAACTGATTTCGCCGCTGATAGCATTTTATTATTTACTGAGTCTGGCGCAATTGGACAAAGACTTTGCGCTGAAGTCCCTGCATCAGATTTTTGTCCTGAACTACCTGATTGTGCTGGTGAATTTTATTCTCGGCGCCTTAGGCTATGGCTACACCTCTTATTTGCCTCAGCAGCATTTGACCCAAGTGGATTTAGGCAGCAAAGGTTTTTTTAATGCAGCGAACGAGCTTTCTGTGGTGCTTTTGGTGTTATCTGCCTGGCTATTACAGTACTACTGGCATCAGCAAAAGCTGATATTTCTGGCTGTGGCTGCAACCTCTGTGTGGTGTGCCAGTTTAATGCTAACCAAAACCGGTTTGTTAGGAAGCCTTATCTTAGTGCTGTTGATCCCCTTGATCCCCTGGTTAATACGTCTGAACTGGGCTCGTCTGGCACTGGGGCTGGTGTTGCTGTTCGCTTCTGCCGCACTGGTCATTTGGCAGGCACCGCTGCTGCTAAGTCAGTTAGGTTTGG
Protein-coding sequences here:
- a CDS encoding O-antigen ligase family protein, encoding MRLSTYFQQVQPLDKLILLLCSCYLLVDAFNGFLLNQFGHSFGLSALYKVLMLMLMLMSLSLRTAKAFLLFPALFVLLLPGAFYSWLQLGGSLAADLGLILKLISPLIAFYYLLSLAQLDKDFALKSLHQIFVLNYLIVLVNFILGALGYGYTSYLPQQHLTQVDLGSKGFFNAANELSVVLLVLSAWLLQYYWHQQKLIFLAVAATSVWCASLMLTKTGLLGSLILVLLIPLIPWLIRLNWARLALGLVLLFASAALVIWQAPLLLSQLGLAEKLQHIYQQQGLLGVLLSSRDKYAAEIWQVVSFYYSDAHRLFGVGLIGVSEHLWKFWAESDPFDLYIFYGVAGLMFFSWIFIGFVAQNLRLCRLYSSDIAATLVLLNLLLLMVSCIAGHVISSGMLWPVWGFINAAALIHCQPQSKPAETELAHVTQ